In the Rhododendron vialii isolate Sample 1 chromosome 2a, ASM3025357v1 genome, CTATAgctgaaattgaaaataaactatAAAAGTCAAAGTAAACTAACAAAACCATAATTTGGATAAACTAAAAGCATCTCTCTAGCTATATGTCTGCCGAGGACTTTTACTCGATACCATCATAAAGATGCTTCAGGAAATCAATAATTGCAACAGGTCCTtgaatcaatttaaaaaaacccaaatcgatAAGGAAATTGTAAGTCTAAGTGATTTAAAGAAAGTTTGAATTGCTAGTAATTAGGAATCAAATAATAAGCTTTGGTTGCCGTTTTTCTATACCATCTATAGAAACATGGAGCAAGAGATCTTTACTCAAGCTAAAGGAATTTGAATTGCCAATCGATTTTGCTTATTCCAAATTGTTAAGGAAATTGTAAGCCAAGCGATTTTGCTTATTCCAAACGGATCTtgaatcaatttaaaaaaactcaaaacaataTTTTTGGCTGCAATCCTTGTTAATTAGCAGTAGAGGTGGTCTTTATCAAAGTAGAAGTAATATTGTTTGATGAAGAAGAGAATCTCTTCTATGCACGTgcgtttttaaaaattatcacGACTTTGATTTATGATCAGTTGACCCAACCGTGCGGTTAGAAATCTTACCATGTGGTGCTGTGCCATTCAAATTTATCTCCCTCAATGCTCTAGCGTACACCTCATCGGTTGAACTTGAGTATGCACCCCTATCGTTTAACATTATCATTATTTAAAAATACTTCATGGTAACTGGTAAGCAAGACTTGATTAAAAAGAAGTATTGGGTGATGGATATTAGTATCTTCCTGAATAAGCTTTTTGTTGAGTGGGACCCTTGACCTAACATGGCGTGCTTGTTTGGACATCTCAGTATCGGGGTGGCATACAGATAATGGCCGCTTTCGATTGCGTCGGACAATATTAGGATTAACATTCTTATTATTCATTCTGTAAGCgggacaaaaaaaacaaagatactAAAAATTTCGGAGAGAAACGAAGAtactcaaaaaaaacaaacgaaaAAGAATAGACTCAGAAGCCCACTAACCTGAAGTGGTTTGAAGTAGCGGCGTCGGCGTCGGGGGTAGAAAGGTCGGgggttgaaaacttgaaatacTTTGTTGGTTCTATagttttacccaaaaaattcGTTTCTATGTATAAAGGTATAAAATCATAGGAATTAGATTTATTTTAGGAATCAATCAAGCTTTGAATTGCTAGTAATTAGGAATATTCAAATAATAAGCTTTGGTTGCCATTTTTCTATACCATCTATAGAAACATGGAGCAAGAGATCTTTACTCAAGCTAAAACCCGAAATttgaattgttaactattttgtaACTATTTTGGAAATAAAATAAGCTTTGATTGCCGTTTGGAATCAATTGAAGGTTTGATTGTGTTCCTTTCCaatatttcaaacttcaaatttttgtaatattAGATTACCATGATTGATTAGGATATTTCAATTTAAATGAGCTCCTTAACAGCTaccaacaataaaaaaagggaagtgctacaatacacatcccttatttgggtgtgtatcatatgcacccttattaaaaatacatcaaaatgttatgaatcccaaaatgttacgaatctattgttaaaaagttacgaatcatattgttgaaaagttacgaatttttagtataaaagttacgatacgaaataaaatgttatgaatgaccggtcctgcaagtaattttttatgaggtggcacaatatgaaccacacaataggggcatatggtacacaccttaaaggggtgtgtattgaaaacttttccataaaaaaaatagagtgattGATGTAGCACTTAACAGCTACCAACAAAGTAATTGATGTAGCACTTAACAGCtaccaacaataaaaaaatagagtggtAGCCAACaatataaaaagaagaagaagaaaaaaatagaatgtgAGTCATTCGGAAAAGGATAGCCAACAGTAtgacctccaccaccaccttctaTCTCTAGATACGTGCATATTGAATCTAAACGTTGGTGCAAAAACACTAACGTTAAAGTAAAAACACTAATTTCAATAGGGTTGGGTAGTGAGTCATTTGACTTTTGTTTAGAAACAATTTGTTCAGAAACACAATAAAACACTAACTTTGAGGGCTCCCTCAAAAAACACAATCATCTCCTCCTTTCTGCTACCATATAAAGTAAAAAAGAGTTAATAATTAGGAACTATAgctgaaattgaaaataaactatAAAAGTCAAAGTAAACTAACAAAACCATAATTTGGATAAACTAAAAGCATCTCTCTAGCTATATGTCTGCCGAGGACTTTTACTCGATACCATCATAAAGATGCTTCAGGAAATCAATAATTGCAACAGGTCCTtgaatcaatttaaaaaaacccaaatcgatAAGGAAATTGTAAGTCTAAGTGATTTAAAGAAAGTTTGAATTGCTAGTAATTAGGAATCAAATAATAAGCTTTGGTTGCCGTTTTTCTATCCCATCTATAGAAACATGGAGCAAGAGATCTTTACTCAAGCTAAAGGAATTTGAATTGCCAATCGATTTTGCTTATTCCAAATTGTTAAGGAAATTGTAAGCCAAGCGATTTTGCTTATTCCAAACGGATCTtgaatcaatttaaaaaaactcaaaacaataTTTTTGGCTGCAATCCTTGTTAATTAGCAGTAGAGGTGGTCTTTATCAAAGTAGAAGTAATATTGTTTGATGAAGAAGAGAATCTCTTCTATGCACgtgcatttttaaaaattatcacGACTTTGATTTATGATCAGTTGACCCAACCGTGCGGTTAGAAATCTTACCATGCGGTGCTGTGCCATTCAAATTTATCTCCCTCAATGCTCTAGCGTACACCTCATTGGTTGAACTTGAGTATGCACCCCTATCGTTTAACATTATCATTATTAAAAAATACTTCATGGTAACTGGTAAGCAAGACTTGATTAAAAAGAAGTATTGGGTGATGGATATTAGTATCTTCACGAATAAGCTTTTTGTTGAGTGGGACCCTTGACCTAACATGGTGTGCTTGTTTGGACATCTCAGTATCGGTGTGGCATACAGATAATGGCTGCTTTCGATTGCGTCGGACAATATTAGGATTAACATTCTTATTATTCATTCTGTAAGCgggacaaaaaaaacaaagatactAAAATTTTCGGAGAGAAACGAAGatacacaaaaaaacaaacaaaaaagaatagaCTCAGAAGCCCACTAACCTGAAGTGATTTGAAGTAGCGGCGTCGGCGTCGGGGTAGAAAGGTCGGgggttgaaaacttgaaatacTTTGTTGGTTCTAtagttttacccaaaaaaatcgtTTCTATGTATAGAGGTATAAAATCATAGGAATTAGCTTTTATGGAACCTACCTAATTGATACAGCCTACGTACCTAACCGGAATTCAGCAATTTAGATTTATTTTAGGAATCAATTAAGCTTTGAATTGCTAGTAATTAGGAATATTCAAATAATAAGCTTTGGTTGCCGTTTTTCTATACCATCTATAGAAACATGGAGCAAGAGATCTTTACTCAAGCTAAAACCTGAAATTTGAATTGTTAACTCCTGAAATttgaattgttaactattttgtaACTATTTTGGAAATAAAATAAGCTTTGATTGCCGTTTGGAATCAATTGAAGGTTTGATTGTGTTCCTTTCCaatatttcaaacttcaaatttttgtaatattAGATTATCATGATTGATTAGgatatttcaattcaaatgagcTCCTTTTGTGGTCTTGAAGTTTCCGATATTTACCAAACTGCCATGTTGTAAAAGGAATGATGAAAACAAATCTGGACCGTCGGATTTATTTGTATGGGTAGATAAATTTTGGACAGGgataaatctgaaccgttgagaaAGAATATTCTGTAAGATACCCGTTCTGTTTTATAAATATAGATTCTTGTAAAGAGATATGAAATAAGACTCCTTTTTACACAACACCAACTGATCATCAAACAAAAACTCTCTAGCTCTCCTCTCAAATGAAGATTTACACTCCTCTCAAATGGGTCCTTCTCTATCTAGCCATACTGTTAATCTGTAGCCACTCCCATGCAAACCTAACACCTTTTAGAACTGATCATGATTATCACCTCCCAAACAAAACCCATCAATTGCGGACCCAACccacaaaatccaaacacaCCCAAGTGAAACTAACCCCTCCTGTTGTGATTTCAGGGGTTCTCTGTTTCCTAGCTGCCTCCATATCTAATGCTGGTGGTATTGGTGGTGGGGGCTTGTTCATAACCATACTGACCCTAGTGGCTCGTTTGGATCTCAAAACAGCTTCGAGTTTTTCAGCTTTTATGGTCACAGGGGGGTCAGCTGCAAATGTTATGTACCATATGATCTCTGCTAGTCCCAAAAATGGTGGTAAGAGTTTAATAGACTATGATATATGTTTTCTATCAGAGCCAGTAATGATATTAGGAGTAAGTATAGGGGTGATGTGCAATGTTATGTTCCCAGAATGGCTTATCACCATACTGTGTTCAACTTTTCTTGCTTGGTCTACATTTAAGACGTCTAAATGTGGGGTGGGGAAGTGGAAATTGGAAAcagaggaaaggaaaaagaaagggtgTGGGTTGGTGGGAATTGGTGGGAATTGTGGTGAGAATGGAGTGGAGATCAACAAAGAGAGTGGTTTGAGCGGAAACGTAGTAGGATTGGAAAGCaggttggtggtggtggggcaGGATGGAAATTTTGGTGGAAATGGATTGGATATCAACAAAGAGAGTGGTTTGAGTGGAAAATTAGTAGAAGGCTGCAAACAAGGGATTCAATGGAGGAAATTGAGAGGGTTGATGGTGATCTGGTTCTCCTTCTTTGTTCTGCGTCTTTTTACTGGAAATCGGTATGGACAGGTATggcttttcttttattcttgaGTTTGGGATTAAGCATGTACTAAAATTTGATCCAGATCCGATAGGATCCGAATCTGGTCCAATTTGAATCCGATCCGAATATTACGAACACAACTTGAAAACACAATTCCGGACATAATTGTGTCCGGAACTATTTGATGCACGTATGCCCACACAAAGCCAACAGTTTCGGACACAACTATgtccggagttgtgttttaaaattgtgttagTAGACTTTTTTGTTTAACAAATCCTTTTAAAGCAatacaaatatgagagaatcGGGTATCCCATCCGAAAACTCATTCCAATTCAGTTGTTTTTAACCTATATTTAgaaaaagtctctctctctaaatgagAGCCTCTCTCTAAAACCTTCTAAATCCTAGCCGCCGGTTTGATCGTAGATCTATCTCCTCCTTTCACCGTCCTCCACCCTCACCCTACCCCTACGCCTCTAGCAGCCTCGGCCCTCTCGTCTTCTCCACCGCCGCACCTCCTCCGCCATCTCCTCCATGGAGTCGTTAGGGCTCAGCCACTGAGGCGTGTCTTGGGTTTGTGGGTTAGCTTGCGGATGTGATTGCGGGAGTCTGTTTTGTGCGGCCTTGGTCCGCTGGAGTAGGAGTGCTAGATTGGTTGGCTGTTGATTGTgaggtttgttttcttttgcttttcgttttttccttttgtttgacTCTCTCCCCTACGTGGGACTTTCTTACCCCTTGCGGGTGTTGGCTGTCCTTTCTCCTTAGAGATCTCTTCTACCATCTCTTAGACCGGTCTCTTTTCCTTCATTCCATTGGAAGGTTTGATGAGATCGAGGTGGATTTTGTGAAGAGGCTAGGAGTAGCTTTTTTATAGCTCAAAGTTTTGCTCTTCAAATTGTGAGAAGTGTTGGTTGTAAGACTTGTGAGTTTATTCCTCTTGCGGCTTCTATCTCCCCGCCATGGGGATGGATGCCCATTTTGATGTGTTTCGTAGCTATCATTTATAAAATCTTATTGTAtcatttgacccaaaaaaactatttagaaagaaaattgattttcgcactctgaTTTTTACCATCTGCACTCCAAAAGTAGAGCACAGAAATTAATTCCTTCAATATTTTGGAATATGCTgttgattttcacattttaaAGTGGAGTGCAGATGGTAAATTTTGTAGTGCGAAATTCATTGTCATCAAGCATATATGCCCCCATATCTGATGAGAAAAACATTTGCTCTGAGAGAGTagtttgatttaaaaaatagtttttagttAAGAAAATAGTTTCCCATTAATTTGTTGTGTTTTgctaaaaattactccctccgtctcttatttaaagtccagtattctattttgggttatcccttaataagtgttcattttgtaaagtcgggggggataaaagttggtgattgtctattttgtccctaaaagtatatttcattttgaaaagttagtgagtaaaagtgtaatgatgatgggtaaataggaaaagtggaggaaaaagtggatgagaaaggtgtaatgatgatatctttttaataagttggagttacgaagcaggacacttaaaaagggacggagggagtagtttttctttaaaaagtaCAGACAAGGTTTCTTTCTGTCACGTCCTTATCTCAGTAATTAAGATAATGGGATTATCGTGACCAACCAATGGATCTAACCTCCACCCAAGGCCTCATTACTCAGTCCTAAGAGATGCAAGGACCGTaaagaaatatattttaaactgCGGGAGCAATCTGAAAATTAGAACACAATGTCAAAGCCATAAAGGTTTAAAAACTTTACATCATAAATTGACCTTACACAAAATAAGAAATAGTCAATTCCCATCTGTGAAGTTTTCAAAACGTTGACTAAATACTTTCTTTACATGTCCCCCAGGCAGCAGCGTTTCTCGTTCCTACTTGGCAATACTTGtaggaaaaataattaattttcataAGCCGACAGCTCGTGTGAAATTCTATATGAGAGTTACGCGTTTTACCATGGAAATAATCTTTGTAAACTTCTTGTATATAACATATCATAACTTTAGCATAAAGCTCATAAGAACAGCTTGCATCATGTAAACCTTGCACAGTCTTGTGATGAACATCCAATAGCTTAACATAAATAGGGGAGCAACCCCACGCGGTGTGAAATGATCAAGTCACTGGCAGCTAGTGCCACATAACATTCCTCCCTTATAACCCCTTCGTTGGTCATGGTATCTTTTAAAATCCTTCCCCCCGACCCGGGACACCATTGTCTGGATGCATCAACTTCACCTTTAGATGACAAGGTGTTCATAGAGTCATAATATCATAGCATCTTCACCTTTAGATGGCAAGGTGCTCATAGAATCATCCCTTCTTAAATATAGTCATTCTCATAAAATCATCATCTTTGAATAAAGAGTTCATAGCATATTTCCATGGCATAAAATGAGAGGCAAACATCATTTTACCAAATCATGCTTTCTTGATAACTTGTATACATATCCTAACTTTGGGAATATGAAACACATAGCATAATTTGCTTGAAAAAACAATATAACTAAGGTAGAGTATCTCACCTTGACTTTCTGAGAGCTAGATAGCAATTCGATTCGTGTCCTTGCTTATATCTCGGATTGACCTATTTGTCAACAAATTCATGTTACTGTGTATCCAATTGCATAATCAAAATATCTTTAGGCCTTCTCGATTGTGAGTTGGCCTATTCGGCTTTGGAAATGGCTTGGGGGTGAATATGTGACTCTATCTTCTTTGATCAAAGAACTACTCTCTATGTACTAATTAAGCTCTCTTTACATATGCATCTGCATATGTTTATAAAACCAGTAGTCTAATAGGACATTAATTGAGTGGAGTTCATCATAATTCTGATTGTTATAATTTAGCAAACACTAAATATTCAGACTTAGAAATCTCAGTATTTAATCACATATATATTTCACATGCATGTATCACATACTCGGTACCCACACATAGTACCCACACGCACAACACACACGCCAATCCCTCATTGTATATAACTCAGCACAGCAGTGGCGCTGCAACTGCTATTCCTTCTTCTGATTCTCTCCAAGAAAAGAGAGGGGAAAAAGATGAGGGGGAAGGTCCGGTCATGGCCACCGCCACATGCGGTGGTCCGCACACaaacgaggagagagagacggggAGAGAGGTTAATTACCCACTATTTTTCCGGCGGCGCACAGGAGGAATCGAAAGTCGGTTGAATCAAAGGAGGGGTGCACGAACGAGAAACTTTTTTATATTCCAGGTATACAAGGGCTCTTAGTATCCCTTTCCGgttcgttttcaatttttagttCACTTCCTAAGCACACCTTGATAATCggcttcgttcattttgtaaagttcgacgagaacattaatcttgcaaaaaattatgattatcggactttagtagatacatgatcggcacatgtgaaaaatgcaaaaaatcaaaaattggatCCAAAAACACACTAGATCATAacccaatttttgttttatggCATTTTTCACATTTGCCGATCATATATCTACTATAAAGTCCGATAATCATAATTTTTGACAGGATTAATGTTCTCGTCAagccctacaaaatgaatgaagcCGATTATCAAGTTGTGCTTGGAAAGTgacctaaaaattgaaaacgaacCGAAAAGGGATACCAAGAGCCCTTGTATACCTGGGATATAAAAAAGTTTCTCTGCACGAACTGcccttctttcctttcttctacCATTTTCTATTCTCttcatttattt is a window encoding:
- the LOC131311367 gene encoding sulfite exporter TauE/SafE family protein 5-like; protein product: MKIYTPLKWVLLYLAILLICSHSHANLTPFRTDHDYHLPNKTHQLRTQPTKSKHTQVKLTPPVVISGVLCFLAASISNAGGIGGGGLFITILTLVARLDLKTASSFSAFMVTGGSAANVMYHMISASPKNGGKSLIDYDICFLSEPVMILGVSIGVMCNVMFPEWLITILCSTFLAWSTFKTSKCGVGKWKLETEERKKKGCGLVGIGGNCGENGVEINKESGLSGNVVGLESRLVVVGQDGNFGGNGLDINKESGLSGKLVEGCKQGIQWRKLRGLMVIWFSFFVLRLFTGNRYGQGITLVKPCEVGYWILSSMQIPLALSFTTWILYKRGSLPHQTTNHLEKEDQTRGGPTRELIFPVIALLAGVLGGVFGIGGGMLLSPFFLQLGIAPEVAAATCSLLVLFSSSMSAIQYFLLGMDHQHVYGALTLAFICFSASLIGLMVVKKAIKTYGRASLIVFSVAIVIALSTVLITTFGALNAWREYKSGRYMGFNRSCQQGRS